CTGCCGGGCCACAGCCAGGGAACCACGGTTGAGTTCTCAAGGGTGTACGGTTGATTGTCCGCCAGAAGAACCGTCCTGGTATGGTCCGGAAGCAAATCCAGCCGGGCGAGTATGGGAGACCAAGCGGATTCGATGTTGTTGATGTACGCGTTCATACCGTAGTCGAACGCCAGGGATCGCGTTTCGCTGGGGCAGTGAAAGACGGGAAGATTCTCCGGACCTACTCCGCCAAAGTAGAGCCTTGGCAGGATGATCCGCCACATCCGGTTGGTCTCACCGGGCGTCCAGTCGTAGCAGTAGGGCAGCCAGCCGTTGTACTCGTTGGCGTAGGTCTGGAAGGCCAAACCCAACTGCCGCTGGTTGCTCGCGCAGGACGCCGTCTTGGCCGTCTCCCGCGCCTGGCTGAGGGCGGGCAGAAGAATGGAGACCAGCACCGCGATGATCGCGACCACCACCAGAAGCTCGATGAGGGTGAAGCCCGATAGCATTCCACGGGCGGCTACGGCGTTTGCTTTTCTCATACCACACCTCGTTACTATTCTATCACGACCTCGTAAGTCAAACAACCCCCGTTCGGCTGGGCGGTATCCACCGTCAGCTCAAAGCCGCCATCCGTTTTGCGGACCGGCACCTCGTTTTGGCGCTGACCGCCCATCGTAATGGCCCACGCCCGGACCATCTTGGCCGGGTCCAGGCGCAGCGTCACGTCCGCTGCGCCGCGGCGGAGCAGATGCGGCAGCGTGCCCCACTCCTCGGTGATCGTCCGCTCCTCGTCGAAGAACCGGGCGGCGGAGTTGGAACTGTCGGTCAGGTGGCACACCAGCAGGCGGCCGGCCTGGGCGATAGGCTTGGCCTCGTCCATGGCGCTGACGGCCACCACGCTGAACTCGCCGCGGTTCTTGACGGAGACCAGTTTGCCGTCCAGCGCCTTGCCCTCTTCCAGGGCGAAGCACTCGCTCCGGTCCGTTACGATCGTCATCTGGCCTTCGTTGGGGTCCAGGGCGATTTCGGAGGTATCGGAGGCGATCCAGTGCGAATCGCCTTGGCCTTCCTGCCGCAGCGCGGCCACCGCCTCATCGGTCAAACGCCGATACGGCACAGCCGGCGGCAAAGGCGAGGACTCGGCCACACCGAAGGCGCAGCGGATCGAATCCGGGACGGCGGCTTGGGGATTCTGGAAATCCCACTGGCCGATCCGGTGCCGCAGGCCCAGGTTCGAGTAGGCCTCCAGGGCATCACCGGCACTGGCCACCTCAAACACGTCCTGGGAGTTCAGGGCCAGCGGGACGGCCTGTCGGGCCGGCTGGACGTCGCCGCGGCGGAACAGGAGGATGCCGATGCGTTCGGAGACCATGTTGATCGGGTCCTGCGTCAACTCCAT
This portion of the Phycisphaerae bacterium genome encodes:
- a CDS encoding DUF1559 domain-containing protein is translated as MRKANAVAARGMLSGFTLIELLVVVAIIAVLVSILLPALSQARETAKTASCASNQRQLGLAFQTYANEYNGWLPYCYDWTPGETNRMWRIILPRLYFGGVGPENLPVFHCPSETRSLAFDYGMNAYINNIESAWSPILARLDLLPDHTRTVLLADNQPYTLENSTVVPWLWPGSGSQINPRHAGKANLLFCDGHAASYMGYPLNVPWEQWFIYDQTVWKYWQY